From one Leishmania major strain Friedlin complete genome, chromosome 33 genomic stretch:
- a CDS encoding putative guanylate kinase, translating to MSKPLNALVVCGPSGVGKGTLLGRLLREYPNRFAYSVSHTTRQPRQGEVNGREYHFTDRESILKMRDNNEFLELCDVHGNFYGTSVAAVHAVQKEGKVCVIEIDVKGAQKLFSRTDNALNAVYFFITAPREELRKRIMKRGADDETMLQRRLETAESEYKFVDENPDFFSVLLVNDELEAAYAGLLAAIDDQLVKHNMEKLAA from the coding sequence ATGAGCAAGCCGTTGAACGCGCTGGTGGTCTGTGGTCCCTCTGGGGTAGGCAAGGGAACCCTGCTgggccgcctcctccgcgagTACCCCAACCGCTTCGCCTACTCGGTGTCGCACACAACACGTCAACCGCGCCAGGGAGAGGTGAATGGGCGCGAGTACCACTTTACCGACCGTGAGAGCATCCTCAAGATGCGCGACAATAACGAGTTCCTCGAGCTGTGCGACGTGCACGGCAACTTCTACGGCACGAGCGTTGCCGCCGTGCACGCTGTGCAGAAGGAAGGGAAGGTGTGCGTCATCGAGATCGATGTAAAGGGGGCACAGAAACTGTTCAGCCGTACCGATAATGCGCTGAACGCCGTGTACTTCTTTATCACGGCCCCCAgagaggagctgcgcaagcgtATCATGAAGCGTGGCGCCGATGACGAAACaatgctgcagcggcgtctaGAGACAGCCGAGTCAGAGTACAAGTTCGTCGATGAAAATCCCGACTTCTTctctgtgctgctggtgAATGATGAGCTAGAGGCAGCGTACGCTGGCCTCTTGGCCGCCATCGACGACCAGCTGGTGAAGCACAACATGGAGAAGCTGGCTGCCTAG